In the Saprospiraceae bacterium genome, one interval contains:
- a CDS encoding KilA-N domain-containing protein, giving the protein MATKNSIHVKGTAITVVVQNDLDYLSLTDMTVGFKEGSSLIGKWITNKNTLEYLGIWEKLNNPNFNYPEFGVIEQEAGINRFIMSVGQWVERTKAAGLLVKAGRYGGTYAHKDIAFHFAMWLSPEFQIYLINEFQRLKEEEQKQLGWSAKRELTKLNYHIHTDAIKQNLIPAALTPAQTAIVYASEADVLNVAMFGITAKQWREDNPGLKGNMRDYATINELICLANMENLDAVFIQEKISQKERLIKLNQIAIQQMKVLMDVENRKLLK; this is encoded by the coding sequence ATGGCAACAAAGAACAGTATACATGTAAAAGGTACAGCAATCACTGTAGTGGTACAAAACGATTTAGATTATTTATCACTGACAGATATGACAGTTGGCTTTAAGGAAGGAAGCAGTTTAATTGGCAAATGGATAACGAACAAAAATACGCTTGAGTATTTAGGCATTTGGGAAAAATTAAACAATCCTAATTTTAATTACCCTGAATTCGGGGTAATTGAGCAAGAGGCTGGAATAAACCGATTTATTATGTCTGTGGGGCAATGGGTTGAAAGAACAAAAGCAGCTGGTTTATTGGTAAAAGCAGGCAGATATGGTGGTACGTATGCTCATAAGGATATTGCTTTTCATTTTGCAATGTGGCTAAGCCCTGAATTTCAAATTTATTTAATTAACGAATTTCAACGCCTAAAAGAGGAAGAACAAAAGCAGTTGGGTTGGTCTGCTAAACGAGAATTGACAAAGCTCAATTACCACATTCATACGGATGCCATTAAGCAAAATCTGATACCAGCAGCACTCACACCTGCCCAGACAGCTATAGTTTACGCTTCAGAAGCGGATGTATTGAATGTGGCAATGTTTGGAATAACAGCCAAGCAATGGCGAGAAGACAACCCTGGTTTAAAAGGAAATATGCGTGATTATGCCACAATTAACGAATTGATTTGCTTGGCTAATATGGAAAACCTGGATGCTGTTTTTATTCAGGAAAAAATTTCACAAAAAGAAAGACTCATTAAATTGAATCAAATAGCTATTCAGCAAATGAAAGTGCTGATGGATGTTGAAAATAGAAAATTATTAAAATAG
- a CDS encoding TlpA family protein disulfide reductase, whose amino-acid sequence MTLAFGNPFPTVNIKSLDGKQVSTTDYTSKGKITIVSFWATWCTPCKRELDVLNELYSEWVEKYDIQLLAITIDDARGLSKVPSMVKTKGWEFTVLADSNRSCSKHSTSRLSPRLSCSTIKVK is encoded by the coding sequence TATCAAATCTCTTGACGGAAAGCAGGTCAGTACAACAGATTATACTTCAAAAGGAAAGATCACTATCGTAAGCTTCTGGGCAACCTGGTGTACTCCATGCAAAAGAGAACTGGATGTACTCAATGAACTGTACAGCGAATGGGTGGAGAAATATGATATTCAATTATTGGCAATCACCATAGATGATGCAAGAGGACTTTCTAAGGTGCCATCCATGGTCAAGACCAAAGGTTGGGAGTTTACAGTCTTAGCTGATTCAAACAGGAGTTGCAGCAAGCACTCAACTTCCAGACTATCCCCCAGACTTTCCTGCTCAACGATAAAGGTGAAATAG
- a CDS encoding alpha/beta hydrolase — MIKKAVLVGVLIFMVGIYFYPSTKYSFSEIYQREDDVSLSLQKFRARPTKTADVNGMTITYQKEGTGDTCILFLHGMGGSYDTWWQQMDHFKQKYTTLSLTYPRVNNLKDLSKCVLSILDRENVRKVVIVGSSLGGYLAQYITTFHPDRVLMVSLGNTFPPNTENKEKNETLMQIMTYMPEWFVIHSIRKKYNAEVVPAAENSMVVNAFLNELLGSQVKKGDFLSRYYCVVDTFISKYPQNYTHSDH; from the coding sequence ATGATAAAAAAAGCAGTCTTGGTCGGTGTATTGATTTTCATGGTCGGAATATATTTTTATCCGTCTACAAAATATTCTTTTTCTGAGATTTATCAGAGGGAAGACGATGTAAGCCTATCTCTGCAAAAATTCAGAGCCAGACCCACAAAAACAGCTGATGTAAATGGTATGACTATCACTTACCAAAAGGAAGGAACGGGCGATACATGCATCCTGTTTTTACATGGCATGGGTGGATCATATGACACCTGGTGGCAACAGATGGATCACTTCAAGCAAAAATATACCACCTTAAGCCTGACATATCCGAGAGTTAATAATCTGAAAGATTTATCAAAATGTGTACTGTCCATACTTGATAGAGAAAATGTAAGAAAAGTGGTCATAGTTGGCAGCTCTTTGGGAGGATATCTGGCACAATATATTACCACTTTTCATCCGGATCGTGTTTTGATGGTCTCATTGGGGAATACCTTCCCACCCAATACAGAAAATAAAGAAAAAAATGAAACCCTGATGCAGATCATGACGTACATGCCTGAGTGGTTTGTAATTCATTCTATACGGAAGAAGTACAATGCAGAAGTTGTCCCCGCAGCAGAAAACTCTATGGTAGTCAATGCGTTTTTGAACGAATTGCTTGGAAGTCAGGTGAAAAAAGGAGATTTCTTAAGCAGGTATTACTGTGTTGTCGATACTTTTATATCAAAATATCCACAAAACTATACCCATTCAGATCATTGA